One Thomasclavelia spiroformis DSM 1552 DNA window includes the following coding sequences:
- a CDS encoding Maf family protein, which produces MKKIVLASSSPRRKELLELHKIDFIIDYVEIEEVLDKNLALPLRLEKLAYQKALPISLKYPHDIVIGADTMVCLNNKMLGKPKDRQDAFEMLKSLSNQSQTVYSAIAIIDDGKVTTFSDGIKVTFKKLTDMEINEYLDTNEWIGKAGAYAIQGIGKCLVDKIEGDIETVIGLPVRMIEDYLK; this is translated from the coding sequence ATGAAAAAAATTGTTTTAGCTAGTAGTTCACCTAGAAGAAAAGAATTATTAGAATTACATAAAATTGATTTTATTATTGATTATGTAGAAATAGAAGAAGTGCTAGACAAAAATCTAGCACTTCCTTTGCGTTTAGAAAAATTAGCATATCAAAAAGCTTTACCTATTTCATTAAAATATCCTCATGATATAGTAATTGGAGCAGATACAATGGTTTGTTTAAACAATAAAATGTTAGGTAAGCCAAAAGATCGTCAAGATGCATTTGAAATGTTGAAAAGCTTATCAAATCAAAGTCAAACAGTATATTCTGCTATAGCTATTATTGACGATGGAAAAGTAACAACATTTAGTGATGGTATTAAAGTAACTTTCAAAAAACTTACTGACATGGAAATTAATGAATATCTAGATACTAATGAATGGATTGGCAAAGCAGGAGCTTATGCAATTCAAGGTATTGGTAAATGTTTGGTTGATAAAATTGAGGGAGATATCGAAACAGTTATTGGTTTACCTGTTAGAATGATTGAGGATTATTTGAAATAA
- the pnp gene encoding polyribonucleotide nucleotidyltransferase — MSKQVFSMDFYGKNLSVEIGELAKQANGSVLVRYNDTVILSTVVAGKEPKDVDFFPLTVTYEEKLYSVGKIPGGFLKREGRPSEHGTLTARMIDRPIRPLFADGFRNEVQSVNTVLSVDQDASPEMAAMLGASLALCVSDIPFNGPIAGVNVGLVDGEFIVNGTPEQLERSLINLEVAGTKDAINMVEADAKEVSEEVMLEALLFGHEKIKELIAFQEKVVEACGKEKLEIPLFELDSNLVDEVTSRAKDQMVAAVSIPGKLERYGAIDALIEEVTNEYDNKEYENDDIKANVMKQVGIILHDLEKDEVRRLITVEKIRPDGRRLDEIRPLDSQIDLLPRVHGSALFTRGETQVLSVATLGAIGEHQKIDGLGLEDQKRFMHHYNFPPYSVGEVGRMGAPGRREIGHGALGERALAQVIPGEDVFPYTIRVVSEVLESNGSSSQASICASSMALMAAGVPIKAPVAGVAMGLVKKGDDYTILTDIQGMEDHLGDMDFKVAGTDEGICALQMDIKIDGITKEILQEALAQAKVARREIMANMMAVINEPRKELSPYAPKVQMIKIGTDQIKSVIGQGGKTINEIIEQSDGVKIDIEQDGTVIVYHHDQEAINKAIALIEKIVKKAKVGEVYDGKVVRVEDNYAFVNLFEGTDAFLHISDYNHERIKKMSDVVKLGDILKVKVTKVDDKGKVNVSRKALLPKPVKKEEAKSE, encoded by the coding sequence ATGAGTAAACAAGTGTTTAGTATGGATTTTTATGGTAAAAATCTAAGTGTGGAAATTGGAGAATTGGCTAAACAAGCTAATGGATCAGTATTAGTTAGATACAATGATACTGTTATTTTGTCTACTGTTGTTGCAGGTAAAGAACCAAAAGATGTTGATTTTTTTCCGTTAACAGTAACATATGAAGAAAAATTATATTCAGTAGGAAAAATTCCTGGTGGATTTTTGAAAAGAGAAGGTCGTCCTAGTGAACATGGAACTTTAACAGCTAGAATGATTGACCGCCCAATTAGACCATTATTTGCTGATGGATTTAGAAATGAAGTGCAAAGTGTTAACACAGTTTTGTCAGTTGATCAAGATGCATCGCCAGAAATGGCAGCTATGTTGGGGGCATCTTTAGCATTATGTGTTTCTGATATTCCATTTAATGGACCAATTGCAGGGGTTAATGTTGGATTAGTTGATGGTGAATTTATTGTTAATGGAACACCAGAACAACTAGAAAGATCATTAATCAACTTAGAAGTAGCGGGAACTAAAGATGCAATTAATATGGTTGAAGCTGATGCTAAAGAAGTTAGTGAAGAAGTAATGCTTGAAGCGTTATTATTTGGTCATGAAAAAATCAAAGAATTAATTGCATTCCAAGAAAAAGTAGTTGAAGCTTGTGGTAAAGAAAAATTAGAAATTCCGTTATTTGAACTAGATAGTAATTTAGTTGATGAAGTAACTTCTCGTGCTAAAGATCAAATGGTTGCAGCAGTATCAATTCCTGGTAAATTAGAAAGATATGGCGCAATTGATGCATTAATCGAAGAAGTTACAAATGAATATGATAATAAAGAATATGAAAATGATGATATAAAAGCTAATGTAATGAAACAAGTAGGAATCATCTTACATGATTTAGAAAAAGATGAAGTACGCCGTTTAATTACAGTAGAAAAGATAAGACCTGATGGTCGTCGTTTAGATGAAATCAGACCATTAGATTCACAAATTGATTTACTTCCTCGAGTACATGGATCAGCTTTATTTACACGTGGAGAAACACAAGTATTATCAGTTGCAACATTAGGAGCAATTGGTGAACATCAAAAAATCGATGGTTTAGGTTTAGAAGATCAAAAACGTTTCATGCATCATTATAATTTTCCACCATATTCAGTTGGTGAAGTAGGAAGAATGGGAGCACCAGGGCGTCGTGAAATTGGTCATGGGGCATTAGGTGAACGTGCTTTAGCTCAAGTAATTCCAGGTGAAGATGTTTTCCCATATACAATTCGTGTTGTATCAGAAGTTTTAGAATCAAATGGTTCATCTTCTCAAGCATCAATTTGTGCTTCATCAATGGCATTAATGGCAGCTGGAGTACCAATAAAAGCACCGGTAGCTGGTGTGGCAATGGGACTTGTAAAAAAAGGTGATGACTATACTATTTTAACTGACATCCAAGGTATGGAAGATCACTTAGGTGATATGGACTTTAAAGTTGCGGGAACTGATGAAGGTATTTGTGCTTTACAAATGGATATTAAAATTGATGGTATTACTAAAGAAATATTACAAGAAGCTTTAGCTCAAGCTAAAGTGGCACGTAGAGAAATTATGGCTAATATGATGGCGGTTATTAATGAACCACGTAAAGAATTATCACCATATGCACCAAAAGTACAAATGATCAAAATTGGAACAGATCAAATCAAATCAGTTATTGGTCAAGGTGGAAAAACAATTAATGAAATCATTGAGCAATCTGATGGAGTTAAGATTGATATTGAACAAGATGGTACAGTGATTGTATATCATCATGATCAAGAAGCAATTAACAAAGCAATTGCTTTAATTGAAAAGATTGTTAAAAAAGCTAAAGTTGGTGAAGTATATGATGGAAAAGTTGTTAGAGTTGAAGATAATTATGCTTTTGTAAATTTATTTGAAGGAACTGATGCATTCTTACATATTTCTGATTACAATCATGAAAGAATTAAAAAGATGTCTGATGTAGTTAAACTTGGAGATATTTTAAAAGTTAAAGTCACAAAAGTTGATGATAAGGGTAAAGTTAATGTTTCTAGAAAAGCACTACTTCCTAAACCAGTAAAAAAAGAAGAGGCAAAATCTGAATAA
- a CDS encoding metal-dependent transcriptional regulator: protein MENMTIAMQNYLELIYELSLDGKKARVSDIAKQLGVSKPSVNNAVVVLAKNGYVNYEKYADIKLTKEGIKVAKFICNKHQTIKKLFVEVLNIDETIADKDACLIEHVISDESIKAMKVFMNNYKKTK, encoded by the coding sequence ATGGAAAATATGACAATTGCGATGCAAAATTATTTAGAGTTGATATATGAATTATCATTAGATGGTAAAAAAGCTCGTGTAAGTGATATTGCAAAACAACTCGGGGTATCTAAACCTAGTGTAAATAATGCAGTTGTAGTACTTGCAAAAAATGGGTATGTAAATTATGAAAAGTATGCAGATATTAAGCTTACTAAAGAGGGAATCAAGGTAGCAAAATTTATTTGTAATAAACACCAGACGATTAAGAAATTATTTGTTGAGGTATTAAATATTGATGAAACGATTGCTGATAAAGATGCTTGTCTAATTGAACATGTTATCTCTGATGAAAGTATTAAAGCAATGAAAGTATTTATGAATAATTATAAAAAAACAAAATAA
- a CDS encoding ZIP family metal transporter, which produces MDYLLSLNPFVIVLLVATFNWLMTFLGASLVYFVKEASQKIVCFALGSSAGIMVGASFFSLILPALQYLENSSKLELLIIPIGFICGVGLLMIIDKLLPHEHLMSHDQEGINPSNYSKNKLLLLAMTLHNIPEGLAVGVAFAGCQDGNYLPALMVAIGIGIQNFPEGTAISLPLYQGGKSKFIALLYGQFSAIVEIPAALIGYIFASLVNGILPFALCFAAGAMMFVCIEELIPEANTTKKIDFGTVSFMIGFVVMMSFDILFS; this is translated from the coding sequence ATGGATTATTTATTATCGCTAAATCCATTTGTAATCGTATTGCTTGTTGCTACGTTCAATTGGTTAATGACTTTTTTAGGAGCTTCATTAGTTTATTTTGTTAAAGAAGCAAGTCAAAAGATTGTCTGTTTTGCCCTTGGCAGTTCAGCAGGAATTATGGTAGGTGCATCTTTTTTTTCACTTATCTTACCAGCTTTACAATATCTTGAAAATAGTAGTAAATTAGAATTATTGATTATTCCTATTGGTTTTATTTGTGGGGTTGGTTTATTGATGATTATTGATAAATTATTACCTCATGAACATTTAATGTCACATGATCAAGAAGGAATAAATCCTAGTAATTATTCTAAGAATAAATTACTGTTATTAGCCATGACTTTGCATAATATTCCTGAGGGTTTAGCAGTTGGTGTTGCTTTTGCAGGATGTCAAGACGGTAATTATTTACCAGCTTTAATGGTTGCTATAGGAATTGGAATTCAAAATTTTCCAGAAGGAACAGCAATTTCTTTACCATTATATCAAGGTGGTAAAAGTAAATTTATTGCTTTACTATATGGTCAGTTTTCAGCAATTGTTGAAATACCGGCAGCTTTGATTGGCTATATTTTTGCATCATTAGTTAATGGTATTTTACCTTTTGCATTATGTTTTGCTGCTGGAGCCATGATGTTTGTTTGTATTGAAGAGTTGATTCCTGAAGCAAATACAACTAAAAAAATTGATTTTGGAACAGTTAGTTTTATGATTGGTTTTGTGGTAATGATGTCTTTTGATATCTTGTTTTCTTAA
- a CDS encoding ABC transporter substrate-binding protein translates to MKKVFSGLLALAMAASITGCNSGGASGEPKDLADVKIGVIQLMQHDALDASYEGFKDELVEAGVKEENIDYIVAGDQANCSTVADKLVNGGNDLIYAIATPALQSVAAATTDIPIVGCAITDYTATKLVKSNDEPGGNVTGASDLTPVKDQFDLMHKLLPDAKKVAIMYCGSEDNSIIQGDLAKDAAKKLGLDATVYKVADSNEIQAVTSQIVSDKNDVVYIPTDNLLATYMSSVEAITSEAKIPCIVGEEGMTNAGGLATYGISYEALGRKAGKQALDILNGKKTAANTSIVQLDVKDCSLVINMKIANKCGITVNKEDYPDAVFIEE, encoded by the coding sequence ATGAAAAAAGTTTTTAGTGGGTTGCTTGCTTTAGCTATGGCTGCTAGTATTACTGGATGTAATAGCGGTGGTGCAAGTGGTGAACCAAAAGATTTAGCCGATGTTAAAATCGGAGTTATTCAGTTAATGCAGCATGATGCCTTAGATGCTTCATATGAGGGATTTAAAGACGAATTAGTTGAAGCCGGTGTCAAGGAAGAAAATATTGATTATATAGTTGCTGGAGATCAAGCAAACTGCTCTACTGTTGCTGATAAATTAGTAAATGGAGGGAATGATTTAATTTATGCAATTGCAACTCCCGCTCTACAATCAGTAGCTGCAGCTACAACTGATATTCCCATTGTAGGATGTGCTATAACTGATTATACAGCTACTAAGCTTGTAAAAAGCAATGATGAACCAGGTGGAAATGTTACTGGAGCTAGTGATTTAACACCGGTTAAAGATCAATTTGATTTAATGCATAAATTATTACCTGATGCTAAAAAAGTTGCGATTATGTATTGTGGTAGTGAAGATAATTCAATTATTCAAGGTGATTTAGCTAAAGATGCAGCAAAAAAATTAGGATTAGATGCAACTGTATATAAAGTAGCTGATTCTAACGAAATTCAAGCTGTAACAAGCCAAATTGTAAGTGATAAAAATGATGTTGTTTATATTCCAACCGATAATTTACTTGCAACATATATGAGCAGTGTTGAAGCAATTACTAGTGAAGCAAAAATTCCATGTATTGTCGGTGAAGAAGGTATGACTAACGCTGGCGGACTTGCAACATATGGAATCAGTTATGAAGCTTTAGGTCGTAAAGCTGGTAAACAAGCATTAGATATTTTAAATGGCAAAAAAACTGCCGCTAATACATCGATTGTACAATTAGATGTTAAGGATTGTTCTTTGGTTATTAATATGAAAATAGCTAATAAGTGTGGTATTACAGTTAATAAAGAAGATTATCCTGATGCTGTTTTTATTGAAGAATAG
- a CDS encoding ABC transporter permease: protein MGLFYTYLGAVDLGLIWGFLALGVYITFRLLDIADLTVDGSFATGGAVCAVCVLNNMHPLLAILFAILAGFIAGGITGILHTKCKIPAILAGILTQIGLYSINLRIMGGRANLPLTTANTLFNDISRALNINKYYIAFIVSLLFVILFIALLYWFFGTEMGSSIRATGNNEQMARSLGINTDTMKLLGLMISNGLVGLSGGLYALYGQATDVRVGTGAIVIALASIVIGEVIVSSKKSGFALRLSSIIIGSIIYRIIVALVLQIGLNTDDLKLLTAILVGIALTIPIMLSKRKQISTYKKLTKEIDEDA from the coding sequence ATGGGATTATTTTATACTTACCTAGGTGCTGTTGATTTAGGTTTAATATGGGGATTTTTGGCTCTTGGTGTTTATATTACTTTCCGTTTATTGGATATTGCTGATTTAACAGTTGATGGCAGTTTTGCAACTGGCGGTGCTGTTTGTGCTGTTTGTGTTTTAAATAATATGCATCCTCTATTAGCTATTTTATTTGCTATTTTAGCTGGTTTTATTGCTGGAGGAATTACTGGTATTTTGCATACTAAGTGTAAAATACCAGCCATTCTAGCCGGTATTTTGACACAGATTGGTCTTTATTCAATCAATTTAAGAATTATGGGCGGACGTGCTAATTTACCTTTAACTACTGCTAATACTCTTTTTAATGATATTTCAAGAGCATTAAATATAAATAAATATTATATTGCATTTATTGTTTCGTTACTTTTTGTTATTTTATTTATTGCTTTATTATATTGGTTCTTTGGTACTGAAATGGGTTCATCAATTAGAGCCACTGGTAATAATGAACAAATGGCCAGATCACTTGGAATCAATACAGATACAATGAAATTATTAGGATTGATGATTAGTAACGGACTAGTTGGATTATCTGGTGGTTTATATGCTCTATATGGTCAAGCAACTGATGTTAGAGTTGGTACTGGAGCAATTGTTATCGCTCTTGCTTCAATTGTAATTGGCGAAGTTATTGTTTCTAGTAAAAAAAGTGGTTTTGCATTAAGACTAAGTTCAATTATTATTGGTTCCATCATTTATCGTATCATTGTTGCTTTAGTTTTACAGATTGGATTAAATACTGATGATTTGAAGTTATTAACTGCTATTCTTGTCGGTATTGCTTTAACAATTCCAATTATGCTTTCTAAACGTAAACAAATTTCTACGTATAAAAAATTAACAAAGGAGATTGATGAAGATGCTTAA
- a CDS encoding ABC transporter ATP-binding protein yields MLKLKKVSKTFNLGTVNEKKVLHEIDLELNEGDFVTIIGGNGAGKSTLLNMISGLYPLDCGTITLDGENISLQPEHQRAKKIGRLFQDPMLGTAGDMQILENLALAKRRGKKRGLTWGVSKEEKEEYRKLVKTLNLGLEDRLTTKMKLLSGGQRQAITLLMATLQKPKLLLLDEHTAALDPATSAKVLKLTCEIVAKQNLTAMMVTHNMRDAIDVGNRLIMMYNGRIIYDVRGEEKKHLTVEDLLHKFEEASGEAFANDRMLLG; encoded by the coding sequence ATGCTTAAATTAAAAAAAGTAAGTAAAACATTTAATCTTGGCACTGTTAATGAAAAAAAAGTTCTTCATGAAATTGATTTAGAATTAAATGAAGGAGATTTCGTTACTATTATCGGTGGAAATGGAGCTGGAAAATCTACTTTATTAAATATGATTTCCGGTTTATATCCTTTAGATTGTGGAACTATTACCTTAGATGGTGAAAACATTTCTCTACAACCAGAACATCAAAGAGCTAAGAAAATCGGTCGTTTATTCCAAGATCCAATGTTAGGCACAGCTGGAGATATGCAAATTTTAGAAAATTTAGCTTTAGCTAAACGAAGAGGAAAAAAACGTGGACTTACTTGGGGTGTTTCTAAAGAAGAAAAAGAAGAATATCGTAAGTTAGTTAAAACTTTAAATCTTGGTTTAGAAGATCGTTTAACTACTAAAATGAAGTTATTATCTGGTGGTCAACGCCAAGCTATTACATTATTAATGGCGACTTTACAAAAACCAAAATTACTTTTATTAGATGAACATACTGCTGCTTTGGATCCAGCTACTTCTGCTAAGGTTTTAAAATTGACATGTGAAATCGTTGCAAAACAAAATTTAACTGCCATGATGGTCACTCATAATATGCGTGATGCTATTGACGTCGGTAATCGTTTGATCATGATGTATAATGGTAGAATCATTTATGATGTTAGAGGAGAAGAAAAGAAACACTTGACTGTTGAAGACTTACTTCATAAGTTTGAAGAAGCTAGTGGTGAAGCTTTTGCTAATGATCGTATGTTACTTGGATAG
- a CDS encoding YetF domain-containing protein produces the protein MNVLEVFFISQGIYIYLSILLRIFGKKEFSQLNVFDFVVFLIIAEIMTDSLGNDDFPFIYGVIATSTLIIIDRLVSLITLKSKRLRDIFEGRPTYIIYKGKLNQKAMKKQRYTVDDLSHHLRENNIDSISKVEFALLETNGTLSIITKEECCVELPDALIIDGIINEDNLKLLNLDINWLKKELKKQHIHNIDDVFYCILEKEKLLVIKK, from the coding sequence ATGAATGTTTTAGAAGTGTTTTTTATTAGTCAGGGGATATATATTTATTTAAGTATTTTACTTAGAATTTTTGGTAAAAAGGAATTTAGTCAATTAAATGTATTTGATTTTGTTGTATTTTTGATTATTGCTGAAATAATGACAGATTCATTAGGAAATGATGACTTTCCTTTTATTTATGGAGTTATTGCTACATCAACATTGATTATAATTGATCGGTTGGTATCATTAATTACATTAAAGTCTAAAAGGTTAAGAGATATTTTTGAAGGCAGACCTACATATATTATTTATAAAGGGAAATTAAATCAAAAGGCAATGAAGAAACAACGCTATACTGTTGATGATTTATCGCATCACTTACGTGAAAATAATATAGATAGTATTTCAAAAGTAGAATTTGCTTTATTAGAGACAAATGGAACATTATCAATTATTACCAAAGAAGAATGTTGTGTTGAATTACCAGATGCTTTGATTATTGATGGAATCATTAATGAAGACAATTTAAAACTATTAAATTTAGATATTAATTGGTTAAAAAAAGAACTAAAAAAACAACATATTCATAACATTGATGACGTATTTTATTGTATCTTAGAAAAAGAAAAATTATTAGTTATAAAAAAATAG
- the greA gene encoding transcription elongation factor GreA, whose protein sequence is MEQEKVLLTQSGLEKLEQERDRLINVERPKVIEELQLARSQGDLSENADYDAAREKQAHLESRIKEIDYMLQNVEIISEDQMDLKVVKPGTTVTILDLSETDAEPESYKIVGFTETDPLNGKISNESPLAKAVIGHDVNEIVTVGVAEPYDVKILNIEFKG, encoded by the coding sequence ATGGAACAAGAAAAAGTATTGTTGACTCAAAGTGGGTTAGAAAAATTAGAACAAGAAAGAGATAGATTAATCAATGTCGAAAGACCTAAAGTAATTGAAGAATTACAATTAGCTCGTTCTCAAGGGGACTTATCAGAAAATGCTGATTACGATGCTGCTAGAGAAAAACAAGCTCACTTAGAATCAAGAATTAAAGAAATTGATTACATGCTTCAAAATGTAGAAATCATTTCTGAAGATCAGATGGATTTAAAAGTTGTAAAACCTGGTACGACAGTAACTATTTTGGATTTATCTGAAACTGATGCAGAACCTGAAAGTTATAAAATTGTTGGGTTTACAGAAACTGATCCATTAAATGGTAAGATTTCAAATGAATCACCACTTGCTAAGGCGGTGATTGGTCATGATGTAAATGAAATAGTGACAGTAGGTGTTGCAGAACCATATGATGTTAAAATTTTAAATATTGAATTTAAAGGTTAA
- a CDS encoding peptidase U32 family protein: protein MREVSKIVNDKRIIYKKPELLAPAGNLEKLKVAIRYGADAVFVGGKEFSLRSGASNFTLEDIKEAVEFANKYNAAIHVTCNIILHQDNLQGIEDYLRKLDEIGVRAIIVADPYIMMIAKKLNLKLEVHVSTQLSTLNSKAIKFYENQGMDRVVLGREVCYDDLKMILDKTDMDIEYFIHGAMCIHYSGRCMLSNYFSHRDANRGGCSQSCRWYYDIYDEHGKLNEGKIPFSMSSKDMALINHIPELIELGVDSFKIEGRMKSLHYIATIVSTYRKLIDDYCNDPDNFVLSNKYYDELLKAANRALCTGFFDNQADNSKQLYNQRDEHPTQEFCARVVDYDKANKLAIIEQRNYFSVGDKIEFFSPNHDNIIIKVEKIINEDNENVLVANHPMEILKIPVEIELEKDDMGRKVN from the coding sequence ATGAGAGAAGTAAGTAAAATCGTTAACGATAAAAGAATTATCTATAAAAAACCAGAATTACTAGCACCAGCTGGTAATCTTGAAAAATTAAAAGTTGCTATTCGTTATGGAGCCGATGCCGTATTTGTTGGTGGTAAAGAATTTTCGCTTCGCTCTGGGGCTTCTAATTTTACCCTTGAAGATATTAAAGAGGCGGTAGAGTTTGCAAATAAATATAATGCTGCTATTCATGTAACATGTAATATTATTTTACATCAAGATAATTTACAGGGAATTGAAGATTATTTAAGAAAATTAGATGAAATTGGAGTTAGAGCGATTATTGTTGCTGATCCATATATTATGATGATTGCTAAAAAATTAAATTTAAAACTTGAAGTTCATGTTTCAACTCAACTTTCAACTTTGAATAGTAAAGCGATTAAGTTTTATGAAAACCAAGGAATGGATCGAGTTGTTTTAGGTCGTGAAGTTTGTTATGATGACTTGAAAATGATTTTGGATAAAACAGATATGGATATAGAGTATTTTATTCATGGAGCAATGTGTATTCATTATTCAGGAAGATGTATGTTATCTAATTATTTTTCTCATCGTGATGCAAATCGTGGTGGATGTTCGCAATCATGTCGCTGGTATTATGATATTTATGATGAACATGGAAAGTTAAATGAAGGCAAGATTCCATTTAGTATGTCAAGTAAAGACATGGCTTTAATTAATCATATTCCTGAATTAATTGAATTAGGTGTTGATTCATTTAAGATTGAAGGACGAATGAAATCATTACATTATATTGCAACGATTGTTTCAACATATCGTAAATTAATTGATGATTATTGTAATGATCCTGATAATTTTGTTTTGAGTAATAAATATTATGATGAATTACTTAAAGCAGCAAATCGGGCTTTATGCACTGGTTTTTTTGATAATCAGGCAGATAATTCAAAACAGTTATATAACCAACGTGATGAACATCCAACTCAAGAATTTTGTGCACGAGTGGTTGATTATGATAAGGCAAATAAATTAGCTATTATTGAACAGCGTAATTATTTTTCAGTTGGTGATAAAATTGAGTTTTTTAGTCCAAATCATGATAATATTATTATTAAAGTGGAAAAGATTATTAATGAAGATAATGAAAATGTCTTAGTTGCAAATCATCCAATGGAAATTTTAAAAATACCGGTTGAAATTGAATTAGAAAAAGACGATATGGGCAGAAAAGTTAATTAA
- a CDS encoding peptidase U32 family protein, giving the protein MELVVHLNSKKFINDFIEIGIKNFIVGTKYFSCRQALSLDYQELKDLNEQLKDKKLWVLVNALIEEHNLDELVDHLAKLNEIKIAGILFQDFSVLQICKENNYNFEMVYSPDTLNTNQATLNYLKTLGINSAFLAREIPLDEKMMIAKNTDLKTMIQVHGVEYMAYSKRKLLSNYFKETGIDHGVLIDDNLTIQANAIDYRCHIYEDKFGCHILSEKQLCTLDILSNFSCFDYLYFESLFIDDLKVVEIVSLYQEAINSISKETYGKVSKELISVLHQIKNNVKYHHSFMFDATVYKIDDVRKREENERSK; this is encoded by the coding sequence ATGGAATTAGTAGTACATTTAAATAGTAAAAAGTTTATTAATGATTTTATCGAAATTGGAATTAAAAATTTTATTGTCGGAACAAAATACTTTTCATGTCGACAAGCGTTGTCACTTGATTATCAAGAATTAAAAGATTTAAATGAACAATTAAAAGATAAAAAGTTATGGGTGCTAGTAAATGCTTTGATTGAAGAACATAATTTAGATGAGTTAGTTGATCATTTAGCTAAATTAAATGAAATAAAAATAGCAGGAATTCTATTTCAAGATTTTAGTGTGTTACAAATTTGTAAAGAAAATAATTATAATTTTGAAATGGTCTATAGCCCAGATACACTAAATACCAATCAGGCAACTTTAAATTATTTAAAGACATTAGGCATAAATAGTGCTTTTTTAGCACGTGAAATTCCTCTTGATGAAAAGATGATGATTGCTAAAAATACCGATTTAAAAACCATGATTCAAGTACATGGTGTTGAATATATGGCATATTCAAAGCGTAAATTATTGTCTAATTATTTTAAAGAAACAGGAATTGATCATGGCGTTTTAATTGACGATAATTTAACAATTCAGGCAAATGCAATTGATTATCGTTGTCATATTTATGAAGATAAATTTGGTTGTCATATTTTAAGTGAAAAACAGCTTTGTACTTTAGATATTTTAAGTAATTTTAGTTGTTTTGATTATTTGTATTTTGAATCATTATTTATTGATGATTTAAAAGTAGTTGAAATTGTTAGTTTATATCAAGAGGCAATTAATAGTATTAGTAAAGAAACTTATGGTAAGGTAAGTAAAGAATTAATTAGCGTGCTTCATCAAATTAAAAATAATGTTAAATATCACCACAGTTTTATGTTTGATGCGACAGTTTATAAAATAGATGATGTAAGAAAGCGAGAAGAAAATGAGAGAAGTAAGTAA
- a CDS encoding O-methyltransferase, translating into MKYFDDLEKSAIDRNIPIMQREGLEFMINVFKENNCHYCLEIGSAIGYSAMMLVSNIDNFKVETIELNDERYFEAINNIKDKNLQEKIIIHHDDALEFDCNSLVLKKYDCLFIDAAKAQYQKFFEKYIGLIKEDGVCIVDNLDFHGMIFDIENIKNRNTKQLVKKIKRFKDWIFNNDEYDVTYYHVGDGICVIRKRVA; encoded by the coding sequence ATGAAGTATTTTGATGATTTAGAAAAAAGTGCAATTGATCGTAATATTCCGATCATGCAACGTGAAGGTTTAGAATTTATGATTAATGTTTTTAAAGAAAATAATTGTCATTATTGCTTAGAAATCGGAAGCGCAATAGGTTATTCGGCAATGATGTTAGTTAGTAATATTGATAACTTTAAAGTTGAAACAATTGAATTAAATGATGAAAGATATTTTGAAGCTATAAACAACATCAAAGATAAAAATTTACAAGAAAAAATTATTATCCATCATGATGATGCTTTAGAATTTGATTGCAATTCTTTAGTATTAAAAAAATATGATTGTCTTTTTATTGATGCAGCAAAAGCACAATATCAAAAGTTTTTTGAAAAATATATTGGTTTAATTAAAGAAGATGGAGTTTGTATTGTTGATAATCTTGACTTTCATGGAATGATCTTTGATATTGAAAATATCAAAAATCGCAATACTAAACAATTAGTTAAGAAAATAAAAAGATTCAAAGATTGGATCTTTAATAATGATGAATATGATGTTACATATTATCATGTTGGTGATGGAATATGTGTGATTAGAAAAAGGGTGGCATAA